CCGTCGCGCGAGATCATCGCCGACTCGGTCGAGACGATGCTGATGGCTCACTGCTTCGACGGGATGATCTGCATCCCCAACTGCGACAAGATCGTCCCCGGCATGCTGATGGCGGCGATGCGGTGCAACGTCCCGACGATCTTCGTCTCCGGCGGCCCGATGAAGGCCGGGGTGACGAAAGAGGGGCGCGTGGTCGACCTCATCACCGTTTTCGAGGGGGTGGCGGCGCACAAGCTCGGGAGCCTTTCCGACGAGGGGCTGAAGGAGCTCGAGGACCACGGGTGCCCCGGCTGCGGGTCGTGCTCCGGGATGTTCACGGCGAACTCGATGAACTGCCTGTGCGAGGCGCTCGGGATGGCGCTTCCGGGGAGCGCGACGGTGCTGGCGATCGACCCGCACCGGGACGATTATTACCGCGAGGCGGCGTTCCGGCTGATCGACCTGGTCCGCAGGGACATCAAGCCGCGGGACATCGTCACGCGGGACGCGTTCGACAACGCCCTCGCGCTGGACATGGCGATGGGCGGCTCCACGAACACGATCCTCCACACCCGACCCTGTGCAAGGTGTCTCCGTCCTCGCAGTACCACATGGAGGACGTGGACCGGGCGGGCGGGATCCCGGCGATCCTTTCGGAGCTCCTGAAGGTGCCGGGGCTCCTGAAACCGGACAGCCTCACCGTGACGGGGAAGACCCTCCGGGAGAACGTGTCCGGCGCCGCGTCGAAGGACAAGGCGGTCATCCGTCCGCTGTCCGACGCGTACAGCCGGGAGGGAGGGCTCGCGGTGCTCTACGGGAACCTCGCCGTCGAAGGCGCGGTGGTGAAGACCGCGGGAGTCGACCCGAAGATGCTGGTCTACGAAGGCTCCGCCGTGATTTTCGAGTCGCAGGACGAGGCGTGCGAAGGAATTCTCGCCGGGAAGGTCAAGGCGGGCGACTTCGTCGTCATCCGGTACGAGGGGCCCAAGGGGGGACCGGGGATGCAGGAGATGCTCGCCCCCACCTCGTACATCATGGGCGAGGGGCTGGGCGACAAGGTGGCGATGGTCACCGACGGCCGGTTCTCCGGAGGGACGCGCGGCGCCACCATCGGCCACGTATCCCCCGAAGCGGCCGCGGGAGGGGCGATCGCCCTGGTCCGGAACGGGGACCGGATCCGTCTGGACATCCCCGGCCGGAAGCTGGAACTGATGGTTTCCGACGCGGAACTTGCCGAACGGCGTGCGAAATGGCGTCTTCCGGACAGGAAGAAGCGGACCGGTTCCCTGGGGAAGTACGCCTCGATGGCCACCAGCGCCAGCACCGGTGGGGTCCTCAAGTGGTGAGCTGATCCGGACGCGGGCGGGGGGGCGGTTTCTCCCTCCCTCCCGCCGCACCGGGATCGCGTTGTAACCGGTCGATTTTCCTTGCGATTTCTCGCACCAAAAAACCCACAAACCCGCTTCTCTGTGGTAAAATCAGACGTTCACGGAAACAGGAATCGGGCGTAGCCGCACCGCGTGAAATCCGTCGCCTGAAGGAGCCTTCTCCACCACATGGATCTGTTCCAGAAACCGGCATATCCCCGCGCCATCCAGGACGAGATGAAACAGAGCTACCTCGATTACGCGATGAGCGTGATCGTGGGACGCGCGCTCCCCGACGTCCGCGACGGCCTCAAACCGGTCCAGCGCCGCATCCTCTTCGCCATGCACGAGCTGGGCAACGAGTACGGCAAGCCGTACAAGAAATCGGCCCGCATCGTCGGGGACGTCATCGGGAAATACCACCCGCACGGCGACAACGCGGTGTACGACGCCCTCGTCCGGATGGTGCAGGAGTTCTCCCTCCGGTACCCGCTGATCGACGGGCAGGGGAACTTCGGGTCGGTGGACGGCGACTCCGCCGCCGCGATGCGGTACACCGAGGTCCGGATGGCGAAGGTGGCCGGGGAGCTCCTCTCCGACCTCGACAAGGAAACGGTCGAGACCGTCCCCAACTACGACGGCTCCCTCCAGGAGCCGCGCGTCCTCCCGTCGCGGATTCCGAACCTGCTGGTCAACGGGAGCGCCGGGATCGCCGTCGGGATGGCCACCTCGATCCCGCCGCACAACCTGCGCGAGGTGGTGGGCGCGCTGCTGGCGCTGATCGGGAACCCGGAGGTCACCGTCGACCAGCTGATGCAGCACGTCCCGGCCCCCGACTTCCCCACCGGAGGGATCCTCTACGGGCTGGACGGGGTGCGGGACGCGTACCGGACCGGCCGCGGCAGCGTCCAGATCCGCGCCCGGGCGTTCATCGAGAAGGCGAAGAAGGGCGACCGCGAGTCGATCGTCATCACGGAGATCCCGTACCAGGTCAACAAGTCGCGCCTGATCGAGCGGATCGCGGAGCTGGTGCGCGACAAGGAGATCGAGGAGATCTCCGACATCCGGGACGAGTCGGACCGGGACGGGATGCGGGTCGTCGTCGAGCTGAAGAAGGACGCCGTGGCGGAAGTCGTCCTGAACAACCTCTACAAGCAGACGCAGATGCAGACCTCCTTCGGCGTGCAGCTGCTGGCGATCGTCCAGAACCGCCCGCGGACGATGAACCTCAAGGAGCTGCTCGAGGAGTTCCTGGCCTTCCGCAAGGAGGTCGTGACCCGCCGGACCCTGTTCCTGCTGCGCAAGGCGGAAAGCCGGGAGCACATTCTCCTCGGGTTGAAGATCGCCCTCGACCACCTCGACGCGGTGATCAAGCTGATCCGGGCTTCGAAGGACCCGAAGGAGGCCAGGGAAGGGCTGGTGGCGAAATTCGCGCTGTCGGAGATCCAGGCGCAGGCGATCCTCGACATGCGGCTGCAGCGGCTGACCGGGCTCGAACGCGAGAAGATCCTCGAGGAGCTGCGGGAGGTGCGGGAGGAGATCGCGCGGCTGCGGAAGATCCTCGCGGAGGAGGCGGAGCTGCTCCGCGTGGTCGCCGAGGAGTTCCGCCAGGTGCTGGAGGCGTACGGCGACGCCCGGCGGTCCGAGATCCAGCGGGAGACGAAGGATCTGCGCCTGGAGGACCTGATCGTGGACGAGGAGATGGTGGTCACCGTCTCCCACACCGGCTACATCAAGCGGAACCCGATCAGCCTCTACCGGACGCAGCGGCGCGGCGGGCGCGGGAAGGTCGGCATGGGGACCAAGGAGGAGGATTTCGTCTCCATGCTCTTCATCGCCTCGATGCACACCTACGTGCTGTTCTTCTCGGACCAGGGGAAGGTGTACTGGCTCAAGGTCCACGAGCTGCCGGAGGCGGGGCGCGCCTCGAAGGGCCGCGCCATCGTGAACCTGCTCTCCCTGGCCCCGGGCGAGACGATCGCCTCGATCCTCCCCGTCCGCGAGTTCGCGGAGGGGAAGTTCGTGATGACGGTGACGGAGCGCGGCGTCATCAAGAAGACCGACCTCATGGAGTATTCCCGGCCGCGGGCGGGCGGGATCATCGCGATGGGACTGAACGAGGGGGACCGGCTGATCGCCACCGCCATCACGACCGGGCAGGAGGAGGTGTTCCTCTCGACCCGGCAGGGAATGTCGATCCGGTTCCACGAGGAGGACGTGCGCCCGATGGGCCGCGCGGCGGTGGGGGTGCGGGGGATCGAGCTCGAGGAGGGGGACGTCGCCGTGGGGATGGAGATCCTGAAGGACCAGGGAACGCTCCTCTCCGTCACGGAGCACGGGTACGGCAAGCGGACGGCGGTGGAGGAGTACCGCAACCAGTCCAGGGGCGGCAAGGGCGTGATCACCCTGAAGGTGACGGAGAAGACCGGACGGGTGGTCGGCGTCAGCCAGGTCGCCGAGACGGACGAGGTGATGCTGGTCACCGACGGCGGGAAGATCATCCGGCTCGCGATGGGCGAACTGCGGGTGATCGGGAGGAACACCCAAGGCGTCCGGCTCATCGGCCTGGCCGAGAGCGAACGGGTCGTCTCCATCGCCCGCCTGGCGGAGAAGGAAGAGTGACGGATGGCCGGAAAATGGGACCCGCGGCGGGGTAGCGTCCTTTTTTCCTGCGGGCTGCTCCTGCTTGCGGCGGCGTGCGCCGACCCGGCGCTGGAGCGGTTCGAGCGCGCGGAGAAGGCGTTCCTCGCGCGGAACATGGAGTCGGCGCTTTCGGATTTCCGCGCGATCGCGCGGGAGCACCCCCAGTCGCGCTACGCCCCCCCCGCCCTGCTCCGCCAGGGGGACCTCTACGGCGCCTACTACCGGAACCTCCCGGCGGCGCTGGAGGCGTACGAATCCCTCGTGTTCAACTACCCGCGGGCGCCGGAGGTTCCGAAGGCGCTGCTGCGGACGGCCGAGATCCACCTGCTGCAGTATCTCGACCCCGTTTCGGCGGCGGGCGACCTCGAGCGGCTTCGGAAGGAGTTCCCCCGGTTCGACGGGACCGACGAGGCGCTCTTCCTCCTGGCCCAGGCGTACAGCTCGGCGGGGGACGGCGAGCGGCAGACCGCGGTCCTCTCCGAGCTGATCGAGCGGTTCCCGAAGTCGAACCGCGCCACGGAGGGGCGGTGGATGCTCGCCTACGCCCTCCTGGGGCAGCGCCGGTACGCCGACGCGGAGAGGGAGTTCCGGAAGCTCCTCTACCTTTCGACGGACCGCTCCTCCACCGTCCAGGCGCGGTGGGGCGTGGCGCAGTCGCTGGAGGGGAGGGGGAACCTCGCGGGGGCGATCGCGCAGTACGAGGCGCTGCGGGGGGACTGGGACGACCCGCGGTACGTGGCGGAGAAGATCGACCGGCTGAAAGGCCGCGCGTCGGGGCCGGAGGAGGGGAAACGGTGAGCGGGGAAGGAAAGGAATCGGTCGCGGTCGTCGGCGCGGGGTCCTGGGGCACCGCCTTCGCCGCGATGCTCGCGGAGCGGAACGGAGACGTCGCCCTCTGGGCGCACGAAACCGGGGTGTGCGACGGCATCCGGAAGTCGCGCGAGAACCGGGAGTTCCTCCCGGGGGTCGTCGTTCCGGCGGCGGTGCGTCCGACGAATGACCTCGCCGCGGCGGTGTCCGGCCGGTCGGTCGTCGCCTTCGCGGTCCCCTCCCACCACCTGCGGGATATCGCCGGCCGCGCCGCGCCGCACCTTCGGCCCGACGCCTGCCTCGTGTCGCTGGCCAAGGGGGTCGAGAACGGGACGCTCCGGCGGATGACGGAACTCCTCTCCGAGGCGTCGCCGCGCCACGCCTCCCGCGTCGCCGCGCTGTCGGGCCCGACCTTCGCGCGGGAGGTGGCCGAGGGGAAACCGACCGGGGCGACGGTGGCGTCGAAGGAGATGGCGGTCTCGCGGCGGCTCCAGCACGCGCTGGGGGGATCCCGCTTCCGGCTCTACGCGGACGAGGACGTGGTCGGGATCGAGATCGGCGGGGCGCTGAAGAACGTGATGGCGATCGCCGCCGGGGTGTGCGACGGTCTCGGATTCGGCCACAACGCCCGCGCCCTGCTCATCTCCCGGGGGCTCGCGGAGATCTCGCGCCTGGGGGTGCGCCTCGGGGCGCACCCCCAGACGTTCGCGGGGCTGTCCGGGATGGGGGACCTCGTGCTCACCTGCACCGGGGACCTCTCCCGCAACCGGACCGTGGGCGTCCGGGTGGGGCGGGGGGAGGCCGTGGGGGAGATCCTCGCCGGGATGACGATGGTGGCGGAAGGGGTGCGGACCGCGCGGGCGGCGGTCGAGCTGGCCGGGCGCACGGGCGTTCCGATGCCGATCTCCTCCCAGGTGCACGCGATCCTCCACGAGGGGAAGGACGCCCGCCGGGCGGTGACCGAGCTGTTCGCCCGGGCGCTCAAGGGGGAGAAGGAGTAGGGCCATGGACAAGGCGCACGCCGCCGTCGCGGCGGAGATCCGGGGGCTCCTTTCGGAGAGGAACGCGATCCTGCTGGCCCACAACTACCAGCGGGACGAGGTGCAGGAGATCGCGGACATCACCGGGGATTCGCTGGGGCTGTCGCAGGAGGCGGCTCGGACTTCGGCGGACGTGATCGTCTTCTGCGGCGTCCACTTCATGGCCGAGAGCGCGGCGATCCTGTCGCCGGGGAAGACCGTGCTCCTGCCGCGCGAGGACGCCGGGTGCCCGATGGCGGACATGATCACGGGGGCGGATCTGGCCGCCTGGCGGGAAATCCACCCGGACGCCGTCGTGGTGACCTACGTCAACTCGTCGGCCGACGTCAAGGCGCTCTCCGACGTCTGCTGCACGTCCGGAAACGCGGTGAACGTCGTCCGGTCGATCCCCGCCGGACGGGAGATCTTCATGGTTCCCGACCGGAATCTGGCGCACTACGTCCGGAAGGTGTCGGGGCGCGCGATGACGTGGTGGGACGGATACTGCCCCACCCACGAGCGGCTGACCGTCGCCGCCGCCGCGAAGGCCCGGGAGGCGCACCCGGAGGCGCTCCTGGTGGTGCACCCCGAGTGCCCGCCGGAGGTGGTGGAGATGGCGGACGCGGTGCTGTCGACCTCCGGGATGTACGGCTTCTGCCGCCGGTCCCCCGCCGCGGAGTTCATCGTGGGTACCGAGATGGGGATCCTGTACCGCCTTCGGAAGGAGAATCCCGGGAAGCGGTTCCACATCGCCTCGCGGGCCTTGATCTGCCCGAACATGAAGCTCACGACGCTCGAGGACGTCCGGGATTCCCTCGTCTCGATGTCGCCGGTCGTCACGGTGCCCGAGGATATCCGCGTCCGGGCCAAGCGGGCGCTGGACGCGATGCTCGCCGTTCCCCGCGACGCGGTGTGAGGCTTTCCCTCGAACACGTCGCCCTCGCGCTCGCGAGGCCGGAGCCGCCGCCCTGCGTCCAGTGGATGCGGGTCCCGCCGGGCGCGCGCGCGTTCCTCGCGGCGCGGCTGTTCCGGCGTGTCGGGCGCACGGCGCTGTACCTCTGCCCCGACGCGAAGGAGGCGGAGGAGGCGTCCGGCGAGCTCGCCTCGCACCTGTCCCCCGGCGAAGTGCTCCCGTTCCCCGCGACGGAGGCCGAGCCGTACGAGCCGATCTCGCCGTACGTCCCCGCGGTGCACGACCGGATGCGGGCCCTCCACCGGCTCCTCTCGGGTCCCCCCGCCGTGGTGGTGGCACCGGTGGAGGCGGCGATCGCGAAGACGCTCCCGCCCGAAGCGTTCCTCGAGGCGGTCGAAACCGTCTCGCCGGGGGGGCGGCTCGACGTCGACGCCTTCTCCGCGAAGCTCGTTTCCCTCGGGTACGCCCGGCTGCCCGCGGTGGCCGACCCCGGGGACTTCGCGGTGCGCGGCGGGATCGTGGACGTCTTCAGTCCGGCGCACCCGCTCCCGGCGAGGCTCCTGCTCGACGCGGACGTCGTGGAGACGGTCCGCTGGTTCCACCCGGGGACGCAGCGGACGATTCCCGCGGGAGCGCTGCGGGACGGGGACCCGGGGGCGGCGGACCGGTTGGTGCTCCTTCCGTGCTCCCAGGCGATCACGCGCGACGAATACCTGTCGGCGGCGTGCGGAGGGCCCGAACCGTTCGCCTGGAAGGAGGCCCTTCGCCAGGGGATCCGGTTCCACGGCGCGGAGGCGGTTCTGCCGCGCCTCTACGGCGCCGCTTCGACGGTCTTCGGATACCTCCCCCCGGAGGCGCTGGTGATCGCCGTGGATTCCGTCGCGTGCCTTGCCGCCGCGCGGATCGCCTTCGCGGAGGCCGAGGACAACTTCGCCGCGGCGGGAGAGGCGGCGGGGTTTCCGGGGCCTTCGGAGCTGGTCGCCCCGGAGGGCGAGCTCCTGTCCGCGCTCTCCCGCGTCCCGCTCCTCGCCTTCGACGGGATCGAGGTTTCCCCCTTCGGGAGGACGGATCCGCTGCGCGGGGAGACCGGGGTGGAGGGGAACGAGGACATCCGCCGCAGCACGGCCACCGCCTCCTCGGAGGGGCTCCTCTACCCGCTCGCCGCCGAGGCCAGGGCGTGGTGGAAGCGCGGGGAGACGTTCGTCGTCACCTCGCTGTCCCCCTCCCACGTCGACCGGATGCACGACCTTCTGTCCCGCTACGCCCTCCCGATCTCCCGTGCCGACACGCTCCGCGAGGCGCTCGACCGGGAACGGGGCGTGATCCTCTGCGCATCCGGGGTGACCCGCGGCTTCCGTGCCCCCGAGCTGGGGGTCGCGCTGGTGACCGAGAGCGAGATCTTCGGGGAGAAGACGCGCGCCCGGCGCGCGCGGGCGGACGCCGTGGCGGTTCCGGACGAGTTCTCCCTGGCCGATCTCCGGGTGAACGACCCGGCGGTCCACGTCGACCACGGGATCGGGATCTACCGCGGACTGATCCGGCGAAGGGCGGCCGGGACGGAGGGCGACTTCCTCGTCCTCGAATACGCCGGGGGCGACCGGCTCTTCGTCCCGGTGGAGAAGATGTCCCGCGTCCAGCGGTACGCCGGCGCCGGGGAGGAGCGGGCGCAGCTCTCCCGCCTCGGCGGCACCGCGTGGCAGCGGGCGAAGCGGAAGGTGCGGGACGAGCTGCTGGCGATGGCGCAGGAGCTGATCGACCTGCAGGCGAAGCGGCAGGTGGCGGAGAAGGCGCCCGTCACGCCGCCGGACGCGGCCTTCCGCGAGTTCGAGGCCGCCTTCCCCCACGAGGAGACGCCGGACCAGGAGCAGGCGATCCGGGATGTCCTGGCGGACCTCTCCTCGGGGACGCCGATGGACCGGCTGGTCTGCGGCGACGTGGGGTACGGCAAGACCGAGGTGGCGGTCCGCGCCGCCTTCAAGGTGGTGATGGAGGGGCGGCAGGCGGCGGTCCTGGTCCCGACCACGGTGCTCGCGGAGCAGCACCACCAGACCTTCTCCCGACGGCTCGCCGGGTACCCGGTCCGGG
The sequence above is drawn from the Deltaproteobacteria bacterium genome and encodes:
- the nadA gene encoding quinolinate synthase NadA, which translates into the protein MDKAHAAVAAEIRGLLSERNAILLAHNYQRDEVQEIADITGDSLGLSQEAARTSADVIVFCGVHFMAESAAILSPGKTVLLPREDAGCPMADMITGADLAAWREIHPDAVVVTYVNSSADVKALSDVCCTSGNAVNVVRSIPAGREIFMVPDRNLAHYVRKVSGRAMTWWDGYCPTHERLTVAAAAKAREAHPEALLVVHPECPPEVVEMADAVLSTSGMYGFCRRSPAAEFIVGTEMGILYRLRKENPGKRFHIASRALICPNMKLTTLEDVRDSLVSMSPVVTVPEDIRVRAKRALDAMLAVPRDAV
- a CDS encoding tetratricopeptide repeat protein, with the translated sequence MAGKWDPRRGSVLFSCGLLLLAAACADPALERFERAEKAFLARNMESALSDFRAIAREHPQSRYAPPALLRQGDLYGAYYRNLPAALEAYESLVFNYPRAPEVPKALLRTAEIHLLQYLDPVSAAGDLERLRKEFPRFDGTDEALFLLAQAYSSAGDGERQTAVLSELIERFPKSNRATEGRWMLAYALLGQRRYADAEREFRKLLYLSTDRSSTVQARWGVAQSLEGRGNLAGAIAQYEALRGDWDDPRYVAEKIDRLKGRASGPEEGKR
- a CDS encoding NAD(P)-dependent glycerol-3-phosphate dehydrogenase produces the protein MSGEGKESVAVVGAGSWGTAFAAMLAERNGDVALWAHETGVCDGIRKSRENREFLPGVVVPAAVRPTNDLAAAVSGRSVVAFAVPSHHLRDIAGRAAPHLRPDACLVSLAKGVENGTLRRMTELLSEASPRHASRVAALSGPTFAREVAEGKPTGATVASKEMAVSRRLQHALGGSRFRLYADEDVVGIEIGGALKNVMAIAAGVCDGLGFGHNARALLISRGLAEISRLGVRLGAHPQTFAGLSGMGDLVLTCTGDLSRNRTVGVRVGRGEAVGEILAGMTMVAEGVRTARAAVELAGRTGVPMPISSQVHAILHEGKDARRAVTELFARALKGEKE
- the gyrA gene encoding DNA gyrase subunit A, translated to MDLFQKPAYPRAIQDEMKQSYLDYAMSVIVGRALPDVRDGLKPVQRRILFAMHELGNEYGKPYKKSARIVGDVIGKYHPHGDNAVYDALVRMVQEFSLRYPLIDGQGNFGSVDGDSAAAMRYTEVRMAKVAGELLSDLDKETVETVPNYDGSLQEPRVLPSRIPNLLVNGSAGIAVGMATSIPPHNLREVVGALLALIGNPEVTVDQLMQHVPAPDFPTGGILYGLDGVRDAYRTGRGSVQIRARAFIEKAKKGDRESIVITEIPYQVNKSRLIERIAELVRDKEIEEISDIRDESDRDGMRVVVELKKDAVAEVVLNNLYKQTQMQTSFGVQLLAIVQNRPRTMNLKELLEEFLAFRKEVVTRRTLFLLRKAESREHILLGLKIALDHLDAVIKLIRASKDPKEAREGLVAKFALSEIQAQAILDMRLQRLTGLEREKILEELREVREEIARLRKILAEEAELLRVVAEEFRQVLEAYGDARRSEIQRETKDLRLEDLIVDEEMVVTVSHTGYIKRNPISLYRTQRRGGRGKVGMGTKEEDFVSMLFIASMHTYVLFFSDQGKVYWLKVHELPEAGRASKGRAIVNLLSLAPGETIASILPVREFAEGKFVMTVTERGVIKKTDLMEYSRPRAGGIIAMGLNEGDRLIATAITTGQEEVFLSTRQGMSIRFHEEDVRPMGRAAVGVRGIELEEGDVAVGMEILKDQGTLLSVTEHGYGKRTAVEEYRNQSRGGKGVITLKVTEKTGRVVGVSQVAETDEVMLVTDGGKIIRLAMGELRVIGRNTQGVRLIGLAESERVVSIARLAEKEE
- the mfd gene encoding transcription-repair coupling factor, with translation MRLSLEHVALALARPEPPPCVQWMRVPPGARAFLAARLFRRVGRTALYLCPDAKEAEEASGELASHLSPGEVLPFPATEAEPYEPISPYVPAVHDRMRALHRLLSGPPAVVVAPVEAAIAKTLPPEAFLEAVETVSPGGRLDVDAFSAKLVSLGYARLPAVADPGDFAVRGGIVDVFSPAHPLPARLLLDADVVETVRWFHPGTQRTIPAGALRDGDPGAADRLVLLPCSQAITRDEYLSAACGGPEPFAWKEALRQGIRFHGAEAVLPRLYGAASTVFGYLPPEALVIAVDSVACLAAARIAFAEAEDNFAAAGEAAGFPGPSELVAPEGELLSALSRVPLLAFDGIEVSPFGRTDPLRGETGVEGNEDIRRSTATASSEGLLYPLAAEARAWWKRGETFVVTSLSPSHVDRMHDLLSRYALPISRADTLREALDRERGVILCASGVTRGFRAPELGVALVTESEIFGEKTRARRARADAVAVPDEFSLADLRVNDPAVHVDHGIGIYRGLIRRRAAGTEGDFLVLEYAGGDRLFVPVEKMSRVQRYAGAGEERAQLSRLGGTAWQRAKRKVRDELLAMAQELIDLQAKRQVAEKAPVTPPDAAFREFEAAFPHEETPDQEQAIRDVLADLSSGTPMDRLVCGDVGYGKTEVAVRAAFKVVMEGRQAAVLVPTTVLAEQHHQTFSRRLAGYPVRVANLSRFRARKEQAEVVKGIAEGTVDIVIGTHRLLQKDVRFPDLGLVVIDEEQRFGVAHKEKLKRLRASVDVLTLSATPIPRTLHMAFSGLRDVSLIATPPEDRLSIRTFVVPFSGETIREAVEREIRRGGQVFFVHNRVRSLPAMERYLRELLPDARIAVGHGQMEERDLSRAMDDFTARRADILLCTAIIEAGIDLPNANTILVNHAHRFGLAQLYQLRGRVGRDRHRAYAYFLVPVDVGLTVDATKRLAVLEELTELGSGFRIASHDLEIRGAGNLLGKDQSGQIHQVGYELYTQLLAEAVAEISGNAAAQEEEPELDLRIPAFLPDDYIPEAGVRLEFYRKLSRAKGVDAADEIEMELLDRFGRLPPPARALCDLARLRAVMREAGIAELKRGDGSLFLALSPRSSFDRSRLVEWVTKERRNFSFVRGEVLASRLPGEGPADVLSAVKNLLNRFGTGSSI